In Acidimicrobiia bacterium, the sequence CGTCGCGAGACAGTGAACACTGCGCTGTCTTGAAATTCGGCTAAATGCTGGAAACGCCGAGGATCCTGCGCTACGTCCAAGCGATCCGGGTGTCAACCCGGTTGCATGGATCGTGACAATGCGCCAGGTGCGGCCAATCAGCAGGAAAGGCTCGATGCCTATTTAGCCGGCTTCGTCGATGGAGAGGGAAGCTTTCACGTCGCCGTCTGTCGCAACGAAGGGACCCGTGCCGGTTGGCAGCTGGTCCCGGAGTTCCACGTCAGCCAGAGCCCGGAGCGTCGGCAGGTCCTCGACCTGCTCCAGCGCCGGCTCGGTTGCGGACGGATCCAGGAGAACCATCGTGGTTCACGCGACACCACGCTGGTCTTCGTGGTCCGCCGACGGCGCGATCTGCTCGATCGCGTGATTCCCTTCTTCGAGACGCAGCCGCTCCTGAGCTCCAAACACGCGGAGTTCGTCACGTTCACCGCCATCGTTCGCGCGATGGCGAGTGGCGAGCATCTGCAAGTCTCAGGCTTCGATGCGCTCCGAGCGCGTGCCCTCGCGATGAATGGCGTGGGTCGCTACCGACGAGTGCATCGAGTGTGAGCGTCGAGAATCCTCAGAGACCATACGCCGGACACCACACGTGGAGGTGTGGTGAAGAGATGGTCCGACCTGCATGGCGACATGCAGAGCCAGGCAGAAATGGCCTGGCCCCGGCGCGGCAACCGGTCGCGATCGGAGTAACAAACGTGTCGGTCCCTATCCACTGTGGGCGGAGGAGACTTGAGGGGAGCTGTCCCTAGTACGAGAGGACCGGGACGGACGCAGCTCTCGTGTGCCAGTTGTTCTGCCAAGAGCACGGCTGGTTGGCGACCTGCGGAAGGGATAAGCGCTGAAAGCATCTAAGCGCGAAGCCTGCCTCGAGATGAGGTCTCCCACCGGGTTAACCGGGTAAGGCCCCTGGCAGACGACCAGGTTGATAGGCCGGAGGTGTACGCACGGTGACGTGTTCAGCCGACCGGTACTAATCGGCCGAGGGCTTGGGTTCTTCTTGTTCCCGCTCGTGCTCGCTCTGGGGTTCTCGACTCGCTGGTTTGAGAACCGCGATGTTCCGGTGGCCACAGCGGCGGGGAAACACCCGTTCCCATTCCGAACACGGCAGTGAAGACCGCCAGCGCCGATGGTACTTGGGGGGTAACTCCCCGGGAGAGTAGGTCGCCGCCGGGCTCTCTTCGACGGAGCGCCTCGACGTCTGTCTCTGAGCAAGGATGTCGGGGCGCTTCGTCGCGATTCGAGGCCGATACCCTGCGCTCATGGCCGGCGCCCGTGATGATCGGAATCAGCGGCGCCGACCGCCCCAGGGACGGCGCGGCGGAGGCTTCGGACCATGGGGCCCGCCGCGTCCCGCCGAGCGCGAGCGCCGGCCCGACGAACCGAGTCGGCGGCCACCTCGGACGCCCGCTCGCTACCGGGTCACGGGACAGCGCCACATCGATCGTCGACCAACGGCACCCGCTCGTCGCCGGGCGCCGGCGTCAACGCGACAACGCGGTCATCGTCGGCGGCGAGTCTCGGAGGAGGTCGAGCGAGAGATCCTCGGGCGGGCCGGGCGTCGAGGCGACCGGCTTCTCGCCCGCCTCTTCGAGGCTGCTGAGGACTTCGATCACGAGCGCGACCGGAGAGCCGCCAGAACGCTGCGCGAGCTGCGCGATGAGCTTCCCGACGCCCCGAGCATCCGGGAACTGCTGGGTCTCGCTCAATATCGGCTCGGCAACTACCGCAGCGCGGCGAAGGAGCTCGAGGCCTTCGTCGAACTGTCCGGCTCGGTCGAGCAGCACCCAGTGCTGATGGACTGCTACCGCGCGCAGCACCGCTGGGGAAAGGTGGAGCAGCTTTGGCAGGAGCTCGCGGCCGCCTCGCCGTCGGCGCAGCTCGTTGCCGAGGGCCGAATCGTCGCCGCCGGGGCACTCGCCGACCAGGGCCGGGTGGCGGAGGCAATCGGCGTGCTCTCCCGCAAGGCGGGCGCCGTGAAGCGTCCCCGCGACCACCACCTCCGACTCTGGTACGCGCTCGCCGACCTGGAGGAGCGGGCCGGCGATCACGCTCGAGCTCGGGACCTGTTCGCTCGGGTCGCGGCCCACGACCCGCGGTTCGCCGACGTCACCGCCCGGCGAGCCGCGCTCGGCTGACAGTTCCGCCGTCACACCCGAGCGCGACAACTCGACCAGCCACTTCCCCCGCCTTCCCCCAGCGCGGATCGGCCTGGAGCCGACTTGAGCGGGAGGGTTCATGGCTCGCGAGCAGCCCATCACCACCATCAACCTGGCCATCGTGCGCGGGGCGGCGTCCGGGCCACCGGAGCTCCGACAGCTCCCGTCTGGGAGCCGATTGGCGACCTTCGCCGTGCGGACGCACGCCCTCGCTCCACCCGCGACGTCCGTGCCCGTCGCCGTCTGGGATCCGCCTGCATGGCTCGAGGCGATCGAGCCGGGCGACGAGCTGATCGTCGCTGGGGCTCTCCGGCGTCGCTTCTACCGCGGGGCGACCGGGAACCTCGGCGCCCGGGTCGAGCTCGAAGCCGCGGTGGTCGGTCGAGCCGCGGACACGCGGAAGAGCCGCCGGATCCGTCATCTCGGCGAGGAGGCACTCGACCAGCTCGCCTGAACGCCCCCAAGGGCGCGTACGGGCAGTCGAGCACGCTGAACGTATGATGAGAACAGGTTCTGGCAGGGCACCCCGCTTCGGGACCCGACGAGAACCCAGCAGGCACGGGCGAAAACGACCGCGAGGGCGCGTGACCACGGCCAAGACGAGCCATCTCGAACCCGAGGCGCTCGACCGCGTCGTCATCCGCTTCGCCGGAGACTCGGGCGACGGCATGCAGCTGGCGGGCGACCGCTTCACCGACGTCAGCGCCGCGTTCGGCAACGACCTCGCTACGATGCCGAACTTCCCGGCCGAGATCCGGGCCCCGGCAGGGACGATCGCCGGCGTGTCGTCCTTCCAGGTTCATATCTCGGACCACGACATTCTCACCCCCGGCGACATGCCGAACGTGCTGGTGGCGATGAACCCGGCCGCCCTGAAGGCCAACATCTCCGAACTGGAGCCCGGAGGCACCGTGCTCGTCAACGCCGACGCCTTCGAGCAGCGGAGCCTCGACAAGGCCGGGTACCAGGCCAGCCCCCTGGAGGACGGCTCCCTGGCGGCCTACCGGGTCATCCAGGTGCCCATGACCTCGATCACCCTCGAGGCCACCAAGCCCATCGGGGTGAAGCCGCGCGACGCCGAGCGCTCGAAGAACTTCTTCGCGCTGGGGCTGCTGACCTGGATGTACACCCGGCCCGTCGACCCGACGATCGCGTGGATCGACGAGAAGTTCGCGAGCCGGGAGACGGTGCGGGCCGCGAACATGGCCGCGTTCAAGGCCGGCTACCACTTCGGCGAGACCGCCGAGCTGTTCGACCACCCGTACGAGGTCGCGCCAGCCCGGCTCGAGCCCGGTCGATACCGCAACATCACCGGCAACCTGGCCCTGGCCTACGGCTTGATCGCCGCCTCCCAGCAGAGCCACCTTCCGCTGGTCTACGCGTCCTACCCGATCACCCCGGCGTCAGACATCCTGCACGAGCTCTCGCGACACAAGAACTTCGGCGTGCGCACCCTCCAAGCCGAGGACGAGATCGCGGCGGTCGGCATCGCGGTGGGCGCCGCGTTCGCAGGCCAGCTCGGGGTCACCGCGACCAGCGGGCCGGGTGTGGATCTGAAGTCGGAGGGTCTCGGGCTGGCCGTCAGCCTCGAGCTCCCGCTCGTGGTCGTCGACGTCCAACGAGGCGGCCCGTCCACCGGGCTGCCGACCAAGACCGAACAGGCCGACCTCCTGCTCGCGATGTACGGACGCCACGGCGAGGCTCCGTTGCCCGTCGTCGCGGCCCGGTCGGCGAGCCACTGCTTCGAGGCCGCCTTCGAAGCCGTTCGGATCGCGCTGAAGTACCGGACGCCGGTCATCCTCCTGTCGGACGGCTATCTCGCCAACGGCTCGGAGCCGTGGCTGCTGCCAGACGTCGATGCGCTCGCGGACATCTCAGTCCCCTTCGCCACCGAGACGAACCACGACGGAGAGTTCTGGCCGTACCTGCGGGATCCAACCACGCTGGCGCGGCCGTGGGCGATTCCGGGAACCCCGGGTCTCATGCATCGGATCGGCGGGATCGAGAAGGAGGACGGGACCGGCAACGTCAACTACGACCCCGCGAACCACGAGCACATGGTCCGCATCCGCGCTGAGAAGGTGGCCCGGATCGCCACCGACATCCCTCCCGTAGCGGTCGACGACCCGGGCGGCGCGTCGCTTCTCGTGCTCGGGTGGGGGAGCACGTGGGGCGCGATCCAGGTCGCGGTGCGCCAGGCCCGGTCCGAGGGAACGCGCGTCGCGCACGCCCACCTCGTGCACCTGAACCCCTTCCCGGCGAACCTCGGCGACGTGCTCGCGAGCTACGAACGGGTGCTCATTCCCGAGATGAACCTCGGGCAGCTGACGCGCCTCGTGCGGGCCGAGTACCTGGTCGACGCGCAGACGCTGTCGAAGGTCCAGGGCATCCCGTTCCGAGCCTCCGAGATCCACGCCGCCATCCAGGAGATGAGCCGTGACTGACGCCGCTCCGACCGGAACGCTGTCCCGTAAGGACTTCCAGTCCGACCAGGAGGTCCGCTGGTGTCCGGGGTGCGGCGACT encodes:
- a CDS encoding tetratricopeptide repeat protein — encoded protein: MDCYRAQHRWGKVEQLWQELAAASPSAQLVAEGRIVAAGALADQGRVAEAIGVLSRKAGAVKRPRDHHLRLWYALADLEERAGDHARARDLFARVAAHDPRFADVTARRAALG
- a CDS encoding 2-oxoacid:acceptor oxidoreductase subunit alpha, producing MRTGSGRAPRFGTRREPSRHGRKRPRGRVTTAKTSHLEPEALDRVVIRFAGDSGDGMQLAGDRFTDVSAAFGNDLATMPNFPAEIRAPAGTIAGVSSFQVHISDHDILTPGDMPNVLVAMNPAALKANISELEPGGTVLVNADAFEQRSLDKAGYQASPLEDGSLAAYRVIQVPMTSITLEATKPIGVKPRDAERSKNFFALGLLTWMYTRPVDPTIAWIDEKFASRETVRAANMAAFKAGYHFGETAELFDHPYEVAPARLEPGRYRNITGNLALAYGLIAASQQSHLPLVYASYPITPASDILHELSRHKNFGVRTLQAEDEIAAVGIAVGAAFAGQLGVTATSGPGVDLKSEGLGLAVSLELPLVVVDVQRGGPSTGLPTKTEQADLLLAMYGRHGEAPLPVVAARSASHCFEAAFEAVRIALKYRTPVILLSDGYLANGSEPWLLPDVDALADISVPFATETNHDGEFWPYLRDPTTLARPWAIPGTPGLMHRIGGIEKEDGTGNVNYDPANHEHMVRIRAEKVARIATDIPPVAVDDPGGASLLVLGWGSTWGAIQVAVRQARSEGTRVAHAHLVHLNPFPANLGDVLASYERVLIPEMNLGQLTRLVRAEYLVDAQTLSKVQGIPFRASEIHAAIQEMSRD